A window of Quercus robur chromosome 12, dhQueRobu3.1, whole genome shotgun sequence genomic DNA:
ATACCAAAACCaaacattcattcattcattattatttatataaattcaaattccaaCTGAATTTTTAACTGTCGCAATAATTTAGTTTGAAACATTTGATAGTTGATAGTACCTCGCGCTGAAGATAAACTTTGGCCTGAAGACAACTGGTTTCCTCCACGATCAAAACCACGCCGTGCTCCGATAATTCCACCACCGCGTCCTGCTGCCGTTTCCATCGGACGGCGGTTAGGGCATCAACGATGCCTTGGACGTTGTCCACCTCGCACACTAGATCAGGGCCTTCtgaactcatctctctctctctctctctctctctctctccttcccgCCAATTATTTCTTCcccaaatattttatatttatatatatatatttgtgattgtagagaatatttaaataggatatatatatttaattaatacaaattcataaataaatttagtgAATATGAAAATGTAatactttttgtaattttaaaaacttattactaatttattaaaaatgaaaaaatttcatATGCGCCAGGCGCATGAGATACtatctctattaaaaatatatatttgaataatTATATCTAAgtacacaaatttttttcaaaattgttgcaTGTCCTATTGTGATTAGTGCATTGAAATGAGTGTCCCAGACCCAAGTGAAAATGAAGTTACTTCaaatacaataaattataaatcgtgtcaataattatgaaaatattatctCTAGTATTGCTTATGTTAAAATGATGATAGGCAAAAATATGAGCTTTCTAAAGGTTGTAAGCAAATATTagaaaaagttaacaaaagTGTAAGCAGATATTagaaaaagttaacaaaagTGAAAGGATTTcgttttatatattattaatcaattATCATGTGTaagctaaaaaataattttttttaataatatatgtaaacacaaaatcataagtttggaaaaaaaaaatgaaatggattaaaaaaatatataaatttgtattaatGAAAGAATGATTCTATTAGAACTTCAAGGGTtggaaaaaatattataataaattcttTTTGAATGTACTTGAGGCAAAATTTCTTCGGAATTTCAAATGTTTTAGATAGTTAATAGAGAGATACAAATGAGGGTGTGAATTGAATCCatttaaaaagtgcataattttaattataaaattataatattttaggGTTAATTTGAAACTATCCCAAACTATAGAGAAATTATGTAATTTGTAGTTTGGAAATTATGTAagttatttaagtttttaataaaGGATACCCACTTGGTATTCTTGGCTTGGCAAAAGGGTTCCAAAATTctgaaatttggattttttaaacACAAACAATTTTTGGTCTACTCCGTGTTCTGTTCACAAGGTTGGGaaactaaatattttgtaattgcGGGCAAAGAggtataattataaaaatttataaacttagaaataaataaggaaaaaaaaaaaaaaagaagaagaagaagaagaaggtataGTCGTATAGAGGCAAAGACAAGGATCCAAGTTCGTGCTCCACAGACCACAGCCTCACATAATAAGGAGAATTGAAGACGATTTTCCATCTGAAAATGACTCATAGTCATGGATTGAAGCATATGGAGGTCGTATGCTTCCTACACCAGCATGTATGTACACGAGCCAATgcatgggagagagagagagagagagagagattgaacaGAAAAGGCATTGGATTAGCCTGATATCAAATTTCACAtgaactttctctctctattacAATTCAATATTTCATTTCACATTTCGGTGTAAATGTTGTCCAAAAGGAtgacataaaatattataaccaaAATTTGATGACTCtaccaaaagaaataaaataaaagaaaagcatgCTGTCCATTTTAAGGAGTAGGCATGCCATTTTTAACTCATGGTTTATCCCTTACATCACTCATCAGGGAACTCAATACCTGACATAGGCACCTTACcaattatttgattttcattGTCCTTATCACCAACATCCATGGCAGATCCCTTCTTGAAATAATCCAATTTGAAATCGTAGTCATCATCCATGGCATCTTCTGGGATTGACTTTTCggcttttttccttctcttcttctctgctttcttcatctttgtaTTAAGCATACCTTCAACTGCATATAACTTCTCATTCTGCCTGCTAGTAGCAGTTTTTCCCTTGTTCctgccttcttcatcttcttcacatgCCATGGAcacatcatcttcatcattagCCATGTCTTCGGGGCCTTCATCAACTTGGATTGATAGTTTTGGTTCATCATTCTAATTATAAAATGCAAAGAAAGAATTGGCCATTGAGGAATTAGTTTCATAAATTGTAAAAACTGcatataatgaaattttagtTCCACTTTGATTTAAATTCCATTTCAATTAAGTATTTTTCCCATTCACTTACCCAAAAATCTTTTTAACttgttcaaattattttaaaagagCCACAGACAAACAATGAGGAGGTGTGCTCCTCTCAGGGATGGAGATTTCAAGCACTAATAAAGTCACTTCACATCCTAAGACTATAAATAGATGCTTAAAACCAAGAGAGATCACAAACCTCGAGTATATCCTCGTCAAAATTGAGGGGGCAACTTGGGGGAACTTCCACAGGATTGAGATCATCAACAGACTTGAGGCTTCCGATGAACGAAGATTCAGTGTTATAAACCTCATCAATGTTAAACTCTTTCCCAAGCTCAGAAACAATGTTGGCCTCTGAAGGTTCTCCTTGATTCCTAATTGGGGGCATAGTGTAATATGGAATCTTACCTAcaacaaaatgaaattattaacatcacttcttttttataagtataaCATTAGATAATTAGGGGCTTTCTAAGAATCGAACTCAGGACCTCTCACACCCAAATTATTATCACCACTTTGAATCTTTATATATTACAATTTGCTTTTCTTgttctctctttgttttgattgtgtATTCCCAGGGCACATAAACCATAAATGACTAATACATACCCTGATTCCAGTCATGCAGAACAATTCTTGCGGCAGCTTCAACATCCACAACACCACCCTTTTTCAGCTTACCCCTAACAGAAGCCACTTTCTGAAGGAAGTCATCAACCGAGTCAAAGCTAGGGACCTTGAACAAAGTTACCAACATACTGGCCGGGCAAAGCTTTAGAATCTCCTTCACTGCACAAATGGAGCAGGGACAGTATGATATCAAAGTCTAGTTACAAAAtccacaaaaattatttattatttttaaataaatgattCGTCTTCTGGTGCAATACATGTAACAGAATTTGACGTCACTGTAATGTCTCTAATTAACATTCATTGTCTTTGATTCTAAATATGCAATTTCCTTTTATATGAAGACAAAATGGAGAGACAATGTAAACTGATAACGGGACAAAGCATTGTATTTCTTTAGCCACATGAAAAGGAATTCAAGCAGAATAGCAAATAAACagccaaaaacataaaaatgaattCACTCACCTGGACCAATTGGATCATCCAACTTCTCAATTCTTTTGCAATTTCGAAGAGTTATAGATGCATCATTTGCTCCAGATCTAAGCATCACAACACCAGGGCAGTCTAACAATTTGACATTCTTGTCTAACTGAACCTCTTGCATAGATCTTGTTAAGCCAGGAGTAGAACCAACATTGACAACATGGGATCTCTTTAAACTATTAATGAGACTACTCTTACCAACATTGGGCAGGCCAATAACACCCACTGTAATTGATTTCTTGATCTGCCATAAATACAGAGGACAATAGATTAATATGGCTGGAACTATTTatccaaattcaaaaatatggAATAACTAGAACCATTaagtaataaaaacaaatatggtAGAAATCCAGCAACATCAAACACATCAGATGCCTCCAAACTATGTCATACATGAGCATTATCATCATTACTATTGCTATTATCAGAATACATTACCATCGGCACAATACCATCATCATAGTCATTATCATTGACTATTTGCTttaattggatattattatttaaattaatacaATTTCCTAGTTTAATACAATTTTGATAAGGCCAACCACTATTCACCAAACCATGGAACATCCAATTAGCAAAACAAGACATCattcttctttccattttttccCAAAAGGATTTTGTGTTCAACACACAAAGTACAACACGCATGTACTAGATAGTGCATAAATCACCAGGTAAAGGAAAGTTAAGTAATTTTTTAGTTGAAGGTTCTCACGTCTATGAACTCACCCGGCAAAATGTTTATTCCTACAAGTATTTCAAATAGCATGTAGTGCTATTTTCAGTTTAAGATGCCTTTCCAAGATGGAAGTTTCACTTGATGGACAATAAAATTTATGCCGCATAAAATCAGACAAAGAATCCTTGTACCCAACATCCAATCGAGAGAAGCTAGGGAACtcattcaaattaattttcttaacaATTTAGAAAAAGCACTGACAGTCTAAAAgcaaaatatgtgaaaataataCAGTTCTTCCCCACCGAAGATTAGTTTGCAAAATAATTATCAGTTCTTCCTCAACATAACTCAATTCAAATTAATTTCCTTATCAATTTAGAAATGGCACTgacaaaataaaagggaaataaGTGCAAAATAATTATCAGTTCTTCCCCACTGAAGATAAGTTTGACTCAAATCATCCTAAGGTACTACGTAGGCTTACTTTCTTATGTCCAGCACTTCAATTCTCCTGGATATGAATTAGGCTCTTTGAAGAGTTCACTTCAAGACCAGAATGGCCCATTTATCCTCCAAAGGAGAAGTTCAGTTTCAAgccaaatttttaataaatttctaaTTCACCAGTTATAGTTCATTTCACCCAAATTTGGGGATAAGATTGCTTACCAGTAACCAACCACCTCTCTTAAACCTCACAGAAGCTGAAGCCAACCATCACTATTAATACTTCCTTTTACCTTTTCCTCACAGTACCATGTCACTATCAATCACACAGGTATGAAATGAGTGGGGGCTAGTGTTATTAATAGAAAGAATCACTCTGTTAAAATCTATAGCAGTCATTcttatatcaaagaaaaacaaaatttctgcCACAAATGCCTAATAAATAATGTTGGGAGATATGAGACCACTAAGATaataaacaaaacctaaaagcCAAGGCTTTGCCAATAGGAGCACAAAACAGCCAAAATTCCTGGAATCAGTTAAAACCTCAAAAGAGCTCCTGCTTAGATTATAACTATGATCAGTAGATACATGAACTTGGTATAGAAGTGGTACAAGGTAAAACAATCTTCACCATGGTTCCTAATTGAGAAGCTTTGATATGTGGATTAAAAAGAACACTAATACAGGTCTTGAAAGGCATACTTTGAAACCCACTTTGAGAACAAAACTTCCCTAAAAGAGAATATTAGGTTTTGGTCAACAAGGCATATATTTTCCTGATATTCACCAGAATATAAGAAATAAGAATCACACATACAATAAGCCAAGTTGCTCATATCAACTGATTAATCATCAACTTTTCAAACCTATTTCACCTCATCCAGAAAATTCACTTTACAAACCACTGCACAAAGACTCTTTATAACAATAACTAACTTCCAACCAAGTACAGTGAGAATAGCAAGTCAAGCAAACTCCACATGCtaacatataaattaatttatcaaaaaaaaaaatcaaatgaagaCCATACAAGCGCATGTACAATACAAAACATAAAGTATATCACCAATGGGACACATGTTTATGCTCATGCACACACTGCACATTATAAACTATATTGGCAAAAGAAACCCCAAGAACAAACAGCATACCCCACTGAAAATCTTATAAAGCTTCAGAGAAGTCATTGTAGATGAAATATGTGGTCATTGCAGAAGACAAGTGATAAACATACCTCGTGGCTTCTTGAGTAATTCTTCAACAATTTAATAAGAGTATCAGCTCCTAGACAATCACTAGTTTGTAGAAGATTGCTTGGTTTTGCTGCCTTTGAGCTTGATTTCGCTGCCTTTGAGCTTGATTTCCACCCTAAGTTTGATCTTTGCTCTTGGGTACTGCACTTAAATGCAACAGCTGGTAATTCTTCCCTAAGATACTTGAGCCACTTCTCAACAGCTTCACGAGGAACAAGATCTGAGACACGAGTAACAAGGACAAATAAACAAGCTGAAACCATATGGACAAGAAACATAGATGAAACATTTCTCAATCATTTATATGTGAGATACATAGTGAGATAGTCATGAACTTAAATGGCAGccaatatatgatttattattgtttgatAGTGAAAACGTAACATCTAGAGCACACTCAGAGTTATATCTGTGTACTCTTAGAAGTTCCTCTGATATTTTGGTCAAGCCATTCCATTAAACATCTAATCTAAATTCTACTTAATCATAATATTCTTCGTAATTGTTTTCACTTTCTAGCTTCTCCAAAATTTTCTATGGAATAACATAAGAATCATGACACAACTTTAATCACCTTAAAAATGCAAAAGAGAGGGAGATAGAGAGAGCAAAGATTACCAATTTTATTTAGAAGCAACACTAGATGCTTGTTAGGACCGGCTTTCATCACCAACTTCTCCATATCAACACATCTAGTACCTAGGGGATCACGAGCATCAAGAACTTCCAAAATGACATCTGATGCTTCAATGACTTTAACCAACTCCTTGTAGAAAGCTCTATCTGAGTTATCTGTATGAAAATAATAGATATTAAAAGTAGCAAAAAGATAAGGTAGATCCAATGAAAAATAATTCTTCCACCAAGAATACATCTCTTAATAAAACATTCAGAATTAACGTACCCCTGTTTTTCCCAGCTCCAGTAGAATTATCTGCTGAAGAAGCTGATTTATCCAATTGGGAGCTATCATCATCTTCTAGTAAACCCAACTTCCTCTTTCGAGCCTGGAAGAGAGCAGAGCAGAGTACCACTATGAATTTAAAGCGATAACTTGTTGCATATACATTAGAGAACAGTATCTACCAGGACAGTAAAATTTATCAtaacctataaaaataaaaagaatacacaacaccccccccccccccaagccCCTCCTTTTGTTTATCCTTAAGACACAGTCTCCCTGCCCCTCAGTGAAAGTAACCAGGGCACAACATGTGTCCATATTTAGAGTTGCATTTCCACATAAAAGTGATAAAACAataggatgtttttgtgttacAATTAAAAACTGCAAAGGGGTTAAAGTATTACAGTCTAGACATAAAACAATACCACTAGGGAGTGTTGCATTCAAAACTTCATGGGGTTCCGTGTTTCACGAAGAAAAATAAGCAGGGTGTTTTGTGCATTTTTTGCATAGAAAATCACTGCAAAGGGTTTAAGTGTTGCAGTCTAGACATAAAACAATACCACAAATAGCACACAATCAGCAAGCAATCACACATTTAGAGATGCATTTTCACATCAAACAATACCACACAACACAAGGGGATTAAAGTGTTACCATCAAAAAATACAACTTTCTCCATAGAATAAAAGTACAATACACAATAATGAGTAAGCAAAAATATGAATGAAGTTTaggaaataatatatatatatatatatatatatatataccctttcTTTGCGTTCGGCTTTCTTGAGTTCTAATTCGTCGATAGCACGGGCACGGCGGGCTTCAAGAGCCTTGAGCTCCTGTTCCTTGAAAGGCCAGTCGTTGGGGATACCGGGGTCTTTCTCGGGCTTATTCTT
This region includes:
- the LOC126708849 gene encoding guanine nucleotide-binding protein-like NSN1, whose protein sequence is MVKRSKKSKSKRVPLKKKHKIIRKVKEHHKKKAKEAKKLGLNRKNKPEKDPGIPNDWPFKEQELKALEARRARAIDELELKKAERKERARKRKLGLLEDDDSSQLDKSASSADNSTGAGKNRDNSDRAFYKELVKVIEASDVILEVLDARDPLGTRCVDMEKLVMKAGPNKHLVLLLNKIDLVPREAVEKWLKYLREELPAVAFKCSTQEQRSNLGWKSSSKAAKSSSKAAKPSNLLQTSDCLGADTLIKLLKNYSRSHEIKKSITVGVIGLPNVGKSSLINSLKRSHVVNVGSTPGLTRSMQEVQLDKNVKLLDCPGVVMLRSGANDASITLRNCKRIEKLDDPIGPVKEILKLCPASMLVTLFKVPSFDSVDDFLQKVASVRGKLKKGGVVDVEAAARIVLHDWNQGKIPYYTMPPIRNQGEPSEANIVSELGKEFNIDEVYNTESSFIGSLKSVDDLNPVEVPPSCPLNFDEDILENDEPKLSIQVDEGPEDMANDEDDVSMACEEDEEGRNKGKTATSRQNEKLYAVEGMLNTKMKKAEKKRRKKAEKSIPEDAMDDDYDFKLDYFKKGSAMDVGDKDNENQIIGKVPMSGIEFPDE